ACATGTATTTGATCTCACGGTCAGCCTCTTCTGAGAATGCCATTTCCTTGCGGAGCATTCTGTCGGTGAAACGTGCGATGTTGTCTGCGTTGTCGCCGAGTTTTTCAAGGTTCTGGATAACAACTTCCAGTTCCTCAATTGTCTTGGCGGTTTCAGAGCTTATGTTCTGGCGGGACAGCAGAGAGAGGAAATCGTTGAACTCTTTCTCATACTGATCCAGCTTGACTTCCATAAGCTTAATTTCTCCGGTCTTAGACACTTTTGTGCTGTAGGATTCTTTTGCAAGATTCAGCATATCCATTGATATTCTGGACATGTTCACAACCTCTTTTCTGGCCTGAGCAATGGCTATTGAGGGTGTTTTGAGCATGTTTGCATCCAGACGGAGCATTTTTGTCATAGTGTTTTCTTCAGGCTTGATCAGCTTTTCGCAAAGTTTTGCTATAAGCGGAAGGAAGGGAAGGAACACTATAGTGTTTATAATATTGAATGATGTATGAATATTTGCGATGTGTCTTGCGATGTTGGGCTTGGAACCGTCAGCGGCGATAAAATCCACTGCTCCAGGGGTTATGGCATCCACAAAATGGATGAGAACCGGCAGGAGAACCAGCATATAGCATACACCTATGAAGTTGAAAAGGAAATGACCCAGTGCGGCCTGTTTCGCAGTTCTGTTTGCGCCAAGTGCGGCAAGATTCGCTGTTATGGTTGTTCCTATGTTTTCACCCATAACAAGTGCTGCTGCGGCTGTGAAATCCAGTGCTCCTGTGGAGGCGAGGGCAATAGTTATACCCACTGTTGCGGAACTGCTCTGAACCACCATGGTGAGTACAGCACCGGCCAGACAGGCTATTATTGGGTTTTTGCCGAAGAAGACAAACATATCCACAAATCCCTGCATCTCACGCAGAGGCACAAAAGCTTTTGTCATGGCCTCCATTCCGTAGAAGAGAAGACCGAAGCCGAGTATGATTTCTCCGTAGTATTTCAGTTTTGAGTTGGTGCTGAACATTGCAAAAACAACACCGATACCTATTGCGGGCATGGCAATGGCCGTAACCTTGAATGCGATAAGCTGTGCTGTGATTGTTGTTCCGATGTTAGCTCCGAAAACAACGCTGAGAGCCTGCATAAGGTTCATTAGCCCTGCGTTAACGAAGCCGACCACCATGACTGTTGTTGCTGATGAACTTTGGATAATAACTGTTACTGCTGTTCCGACGATAGTTCCGATGAACCTGTTAGAAGTGAATTTTTCGATTATTCTTTTAAGACCCTCTCCTGCACTCTTCTGAAGCCCCTCGGACATCAGCTTCATACCGAACAGGAACATACCCAGTCCGCCCATCGTGCCGAACAGGATTTCAACCCATAGGGAGTCAAACATACGTCACCGCCACTGTTTATAAAATCAGTGACAGAATACAGAGATGTTAAAAAAATGCAAGAAAAAAGTCAGGTTTTTGTGTTGTTAAATTTTTGTCAAATCTCAATTTTCTTCTTTTCTTCAAGGACTACCGTGAAAGTGTTGCCGCCTTTTTTATTGTTCTGAACGGAAACTTTTCCATTGTAGAGTGAGACTATGTGCTTGACTATTGAAAGACCGAGGCCTGTGCCTGTGGAGTGCTGGTTTTTGGATTTGTCCATAGTGTAGAAACGTTCGAAGATCCTCTGCTGTTCTTCAACGGGTATTGCGGGACCTTCGTCCGCAACGTTCAGTGTGACCTTGCCTTCCGACTGTTCCAGTGAAACCTTTATGGTTTCGCCGGAGGAGTATTTGACTGCGTTGTCAACCAGATTGGTTATTATACTGTTCAGATGTTCCCGCAGAACGTATGCCTCGTCGGCTTTCGATTCCATGGTGATTGTCTGGGGTCTGTCTTCGTAATAGGATTCTATCTCCTCTTTCAGCTCCTGAATGTTCGTCGGTTCTTCAATGTTTATGTCCTCACGGAGCATTTCAAGCCTGTGGAGCTTAAGAATATCGTTGATCAGCAGATTCAGCCTGTTTGAGCTGTTATAGATTATGTTGATGAATTTGTCGTGGAACTTCCTGTCCATGTCGGGGTCGTTCATTATGGTCTCTGAGTAGCCCATTATCATGGCCAGAGGTGTTTTAAGCTCGTGGGTGATGTTGCCTATCAGTTCCGCTTTAAACTGCTCATATTCGGCTCTTTCTGTTATGTCGAAAAAGGCTATCAGCTTTTCGTTGTCGAAAACCCTTATATATATTTCATAGATACGCCCTCTTAGGCTCTTCTGAATTCGTTTTGAGTCGGTGGCAGTAAGAATGTCCGTCAGGAAGGAGAGAGCTTCCATGTCGTTTGTCTGCTTAATGATGTTCTGCCCCTCTTTAAGGTTGCTGCCGAGGTATTGAACGGTGCGTTCGTTGAAGTGCAGAACGGAATCTTTACTGTCCAGAAGGATTATGCCCTCTTCAAGGATTCCGAAGATATGGTTCAGCTTCTGTTTTTCGTGTTCAAGCTGTTTTGTCTTCTGGAGCATGGAGTTGTATATTCGGTAGATTACGCTTACCAGTTTTGTGAGGGTTTTGTCGCTGAAGGAGGGGAAATATATCTTTGTTTCGCCCGCCTCTATTCTGTCGGCCACCAGAGAGAGCTGATGGATGGGGTTGCTTATGCGTCTTGCAAGATAGAGCGAGATAAGCCCCACCACGATGAAAAGGAAGATATAGGTCGAGACGCTCTGTTTTATCATGTTGTCCTGAATTGCTTTCAGGTCGGACATGGGGTAGGAGACCCTGAGCACCAGCCCGCTGTCGTATTTCATTGCGAAATAGCTCATGGACTTTTCAGTTGTGGTGCTTCTTCTTATGGAGTGCCCTTCGCCTCTGATGAAAGCATCGGCAACTTCCGGTCTTCGTGAATGGTTCTCCATTTTTTCTATCTGCTGTTCGCCGAAATAGGAATCATCAACAACAGTGCCGTCTTTTCTGATAATGGTGACACGGATTCCCGTGTTTTTGGAAAGCTCGGCAAGCTGGGAATGGGTCTGTTCATCGAACGTATTTTTGAACTTGTAACCTTTCAGTATCTCCGCTTTATTCCGCATTTCCGACTCGAACTTGACCAGTTCGGCCTGCATGAGCTTTTTGGTGCTCATGTGCCAGCCCAGTCCCAGAATGAGGGCTATGGGAATGTAAATTACGAAGAAAACTTTAAGGTACGATCTCATATGTCTGCTCTGTAACCTATCTTGGGCACGGATTTTATGAATGCGCCCTTGTCGCCGAGTTTTTTGCGGAGCGATGAAACGTGTGTGTCCACCGTGCGTGTGTATACGTCGGACTCATAGCCCCACACGGCGTTGAGTATCTGGTTTCTGGTGAAGACTCTTTTAGGATGTTTCAGAAGCATCAGCAGAAGCTCATACTCTTTGTTCGTAAGACTCACGTCCTCTCCGTCCACTGTAACGGTATAATTTCCGGTGTCAATGTTTATTCCGTTGATGGAAATGACCTTTGACTTGATGGCGGGGTTTCTGCGGAGGATGGCGTTTATCTTGGCGATGAGGATCTTTATGCTGAACGGTTTTGTCAGGTAGTCGTCAGCCCCCATCTCCAGACCGTTTATGATATCCTGCTCGGCGTTCTTTGCGGAGATTATGATTATCGGTACGCCGGAGAATTTTTTGTTGTTCCGCACGATCTGGAGAAACTGCATTCCCTTGAGGCCGGGGAGCATGAGGTCGAGGAGGATTATATCCACCTCGTTGTTCTCAAGGTGGATGAGACCCTCGTTTGCGTTGTCGAAACAGATGGTCTCGCAGTTCTCTCTGGAAAGGTTATAGGAGATAAGATCCCTTATCTCCTCATGATCTTCTATTACAAGGACTTTTATCATGCTTCCTCCTCTTCGACGGTCAATACCGTGTGGCGGATGATCTTGCCTTCAACCATATAGTAAACCATTTCTGCAATGTTGGTTGCGTGGTCGGCTATCCTCTCCAGTCTTCGGGAGATGTTGAGAACGGAGAGAACGGCGTGGAGCTTGGTAACGTCCTCCATAGTGTATGTGAGCAGTTCCCTTGTGACCTGATCGTTCAGCTGATCTATCAAATCGTCACGCTTTATGACGTCAAAGGCCAGCTTTGTGTCGGAGTTGAAGAACGCCTCAAGCGAGTCGTGTATCATTCCTGTGGCGATCTCTGCCATCTTGGGGATGTCGATGTAGGGCTTGAGCTGGGGCTGTTCGGAGAGCCTTATTGAGTCTCTGCATATGCTGACGCTGTGATCGCCCACTCGCTCGATGTCGGTTATTATGCGTGTTGCCGTGATAACGTATCTCAGGTCGATGGCTTTGGGTTCAAAGAGTGCGAGCATTTTTACACAGTGCTCGTCTATGTCAACATCCAGCCTGTCGAGGCGCTCGTCCTCTTCGATAACCTTAAGAGCCAGTTCCGGATCACGGTTCACCAGTGATTTGATGGAGTCGGAAACCATCTTTGTCGCTGTTGTCGCCATTTCCGCAAGCATACCCTTAAGCTGGATGTATTCTTTTTCCTGTCTGATTGCTGCCATTTGCTGTCACCTCATAAATGCTTAGGTCATTGAGTATATCTGCCATTATAACATTGATTAGGGCAAATTGAACCTATCGCTTCAGGACAACAATAATTAAAATCTGTAAGATGCCTGTGAAAAAGATGTCAAAGAGATGTAAAATTATGAGTTTTGTGTCAGATATTTCGGGATTTCTTCAGAGCGGCGCTGTGTTCGCCCATGCATTTGCCCATCACCGAGAGCATAAGCTGAACCTCTCTTTCGGTGAGATTTTTCGATTCTGTCATGCGGCGTATCTCCTCGAATATTTTTTCGGGGTTCTGCGGGTTCAGGTATCCGAAGGTTGTCAGAAACGTGCGCATCTTTTCAGTCAGGGCATCCATGAGGGCTCTGCCGGCATATTTTATGTCGGCTTCGTGGGGTACGGGCTGAATGTCTTTTATCTCCCAGAGAACCACCATAACCGCTTGAGCAAGGTTCATGCTGGGAAACGCTTCTGATGTGTCGAGGCTTACATATCTGTGGCATGAGGAAAGCTGAGTGTTTGAAAGCCCCGCCTTCTCGTTTCCGAAAAGCAGTCCGGCCGTCAGCCCCTTTGAGCGGATGTCGTTCAGGCATCCTTTAAGCTCAGAGAGATGTATGTGCCGGGCTTCGGTCTGCGGGGTGCGCATGCTTATTCCGATTATTCTGTCGGAACCTTTGATAAGCCCGTCAAAATCCTCGGTCTGCCTTGCGTTCTCAAGGATATCTGAGGCGATGAGCGCATATTTTAAAGCTGTGGGGTGGAGCCTGTTCAGTCTGCCTGAGTAGGAAAGGTCGGAGAACCCTGTGTTTGCCATGGCACGGGCTATGAAACCGAGATTAACAGCACCTTCGGGGTTTGAAAGAAGAACCTTGATACCTTCCAAATCAGCTTGTCCTGTTGGATATTCTCAAAATCCTCTCGTAGTTGTACATAACGGCCTTGTAGTATTTTTCTGATACTGCGCCGCCGCTTCTCATCTGTTTCTGAAGGTTGCCGGGACCCATGTTGTAGGCTATGAGGGCATATTTCTGATTGTCGTATTTATTCAGCAGATAGGCGAGGTAGCTTATACCTATGCGGATGTTCTTCTGAGGGTCAAAAAGCTCTGAGCGGCTGCCGAGGTTTATGTTTTCGTGCATATCGGACACATAAAAGGCCGTTCCGGGCAGAACCTGCATAAAGCCCACTGCGCCCTTGTTGGACACCACGTGTCTGCGGAAGGAGCTTTCTGTTTTGATGACTGCCAGAACCAGATACGGGTCGATTCCCTTTTCAAAGGATTCCGAAGCTATGAGATAGGCGAAGTCCATATAGTTCATGCCGCCAGTGTTGGGTCGGTAGATCTCAAGAACGTTTTTGATGTCCATCACCAGAGCGGCGAATGAGAGCCTGCGTTTTTCATTTTCGAGGCTGTTTGAGAACTGTCTGTAACTCTCTGAATCCAGTGTGTTTTCGGAGCTTATTCTGTCCACTGTGGAGCTTATGGCAGTCAGATATACCACATTCATTACCAGAAAGCCGAAAACAACAATAGTTATAGACACGAACAGCGCTGCAAGAGTATTCTGTGCCTTATTAGTAATTCTTATGTTGAACATGATTCCCGATAGTAAAGTATTTGAGCATATTTGATGTTCACAAAATATTCATCCCCGATGTAAAAGTAAAGAGAAAAATTTTAAACGGAAGGCATGACAGAATGTATAAATACCCCAAGTTATTGAGAGGCAAGTTCATAAAAAGATATAAAAGATTTTTTGCAGATGTGCTTATGGACGGTGAAGTGGTCACTGCGCACAACCCGAACACCGGAACTATGAAATGCATAATTGAAGAGGGCAGGGATGTGCTCCTCTCCGTTTCCGACAACCCGAACCGCAAGCTGAAATATACTCTGGAAGGCTTTCTGGTGGAGGATAAGTGGGTGCTGACAAACACCATTCTTATGAACACGGTTGCCCGCAGAGGGATACTCGACGGCGAGGTGGCGGAGCTTCAGACGGTGACAGCCCTGAAAAGTGAATATAAATACGGTGACGGCCGCCTGGATTTCTACGGGGAAAAGGGCGGCAGAAGGTTTCTGGCCGAGGTTAAGAATGCAACCCTGTTCGATGAAAAATTCTGTATGTTTCCCGATGCGGTGACGGAGCGGGGAAGAAAGCATATCGGTCTTCTGCTTGAAGCCATGGCGGAAGGATACGACCCTTACATGATATATGTGTGTCAGGTGGACAGGCCGTTTTTCAGAATCGCCTCTGAGATAGACAATGAATATGACAAAGCTCTGAATGATGCTGTGGGGCAGGGGCTTAACGTTATAACAGTTATGACTGATTTTGATATGGAAAACGAGACCGTCAGACTTGTGAGGGGCGGTGAGTTTAAAGCAAACCGATGAGACGTGTCAGATATGCCTCATCATCCGTCTGTCCGGTCTTCATCATATAGTCAAGCTCGGCAAACACTGAGAACAGGTTGATAAGTTCCTGCTTCTTCCATGCCTTTGCTCCTGTCTTTATTCTGTCCAGAAGAAAGTATCTGTTCTCCTTTACCATATCCTTTGAAACCTGCATTCCGTATACATCACGCATCCGCTTGAACAGCAGGTTAATGAGTATCCGCAGGTTTTCGCCGCTCGCTATGAACTCTGTGAGCAGGACGAAGCATTCCTTTCTTTTGCGATAGGTAAAATTGTCTATGAATACAAAGATGTTGTCCTGACGTTTTGCCGTGATGGCGTTCAGTATGTCTGACTGGGTCTGAGGTTTTTTGTAGGCGAAAAATGCGGTGAGCTTGTCCACTTCGCTCTTTACCATGGAGAGGTTGCCGTCGAAAAGCTCGTTTATCTGCCCTGCGGCGGCGGTGTCTATGGAGAAACCCGCCTCGGAGAACATTCTGATGACCCTTGCTGTGATATCCTGCTTTTTCGATTCCTCTATCAGCAGATTAAATCCGGCCGCATCAAGAGCGGCGGACAGTTTCTTATCTGTTTTTGTCTCTTCCGTCATGATGATTATGGCGGATTCGATGCAGTTCGCGCAGGATTTTATGAACTGGTCAGAGTTTTTCACCGAGTCAAATGATTTGACCACGGCGGCTTTGGATTCGCTGAAAAGCGGTGCAGAGCTTGTGAAACCGAAAAAACTGTCACCCGACAGGTCTTCGGGGTTGAAAATCTCCGTTTCGCAGTCCTCCATTTTAGCGAGGAGTTTTTTTGACTGCTCTTCCTGATAAAAGAGGCTTCCTGCTATATACCAGAAAGGTTTACCTGTTTTCGAATTCATATCTGAATGTTTCCAGAGCGTCTCTGACAGCTTGTTTTATGGCGTTATTCCTGTTGCTGACCGATGCGGACAGCGATGATGTCTGGTTATAGGTTACGCTTGAGCCGAGGCTTTTAACGAAAATCTCGTTTCCGGCTTTGTCCTTAACTGTGATGTTGAGCGTGGCGTAGAGGTCGAATGTCGCCGTCTGTCCGGATGTCAGCTTAACGGCCGCAGATGAGGAAACGCCGGTCAGTGTGACATAGCCCACGTAGTCGGCTGTGCTTTGAGGAGCCAGAGCGTTTATCGATGAGAAGTACGATTTGACCTCGTTTTCGAACAGGTGATCAATGTTTGCCTCTTTCGATACGTTCTCAATGGATGCGGGATAGATTTTGAAAGCCGCCTTGGTTCCGGTCACAGCCATTTTATAGCCGCAGCCGTACACGAAAACAGTCATAAGCAGTGTTAAAAGAACGGCTTTCTTTATCATGTTATTTCACCACGAAGTTAACAAGTTTGTTAGGCACGTATATCTTCTTGACGAAGGTCATGCCGTCTGTGTGTTTGGAGACGTTCTCGTTTGCCAGTGCGAGGGCGAAAACATCGTCCTGAGCCATGTTTCTGGAGATGCCGATCTGGCCTCTCAGCTTTCCGTTCACCTGAACGGCAACGACTATCTCGTCTTTCTGAGTGTGGGCGGCGTCAAATTTCACCCATTCTGCACGGGAGACAAGCTCCGCCTGACCTGTCATCTCCCAGAGTTCCTCTGCGAGGTGGGGAGTGAAGGGAGCAAGAATTTTTATGAGGGTCAGCAGACAATCTTTAAACAGAGCCTTGTGCCCGTCGGTCAGGTTTGCTTCTGCCGAATAGAGGCTGTTTACGAACTCCATCATGGCCGCAACTGCCGTGTTGAGCTGATAGCGTTCGATATCCTCTGTAACCTTCTTAACTGTTGAGTGCAGAGCATAAAGAAGCTCTTTTGTCAGAGCGTCCTCTGCTGTGCCTGCATGGTCGGCCTTGATAAGCTCAAGGTTGTTGAAAACCAGTCTGTAGACTCTGTTCAGGAATCTGAAAGAGCCTTCGACACCGGAATCGCTCCACTCAAGCTCTCTTTCGGGGGGGCTTGCGAAGAGGATGAACAGCCTTGCCGTGTCAGCTCCGTATGTCTGTATAAGTTTATTGGGGTCGATAACGTTCTTTTTGGATTTGGACATCTTCTCAACACGTCCGATAACAACGTCGCCGCCGCATTTGGCGCATTTGCCCTCTTTGGACTCCTCGGGGAAGAGCCAGCCGTCAACGGGGCATTTGTAGGTCTCTTTGCAGACCATACCCTGAGTGAGCAGTCTCTTGAACGGCTCGTCAACAGAGACGTAGCCGAGGTCACGCATTACTTTCGTATAGAAGCGTGCATAGAGCAGGTGAAGGATCGCATGCTCGATTCCGCCAATGTACTGGTCAACGTTCATCCAGTAGTTCGCATCATCTTTGTTAAACGGGGCAGTGTCGCACTGCGGGGATGTATACCTTAAGAAATACCATGAGGATTCCATGAAGGTATCCATGGTATCGGTTTCACGTCTTGCGGGTTTGCCGCATTTGGGGCATGTGGTGTTCACGAAGGATTCGACCTTGTCCAGCGGGTTGCCTCGCATTTCGGGGTTGAAATCAACATCGGGAAGCTGAACCGGAAGCTGATCGAAGGGAACCGGAACGCTTCCGCAGCAGTCGCACTGGATGAAGGGGATGGGTGCGCCCCAGTATCTCTGGCGGGAGATCTGCCAGTCACGCAGACGGTAGTTTACCGTACTCTTACCGAGGTTGTGGGTGTCGAGGTAGTCCACTATCGCTTTTTTGGCGGATTCGTTGTCTGTGCCGTCAAAAACTCCGGAGTTCACCAGCGTGCCTGCGCCTGTGTAGGCCTCGGTCATTGTTTCAAGCTCAAGACCTTCTTTGGGCATTATGACTATTTTCAGTTCACAGCCGTATTTTTTAGCAAATTCAAAGTCCCTCTGGTCGTGGGCGGGAACAGCCATAACCGCTCCTGTTCCGTAGTCCATCAGAACAAAGTTGGCAAGGAAGATGGGCATCTGGTATCCAGTTACGGGGTTGATGGCATATCTGCCTGTGAACACGCCTTTCTTCTCTTTGTCGTCAGCCATTCTGTTGACCTTGTCGTCTTTAAGGATGGCATCTATGAACTCAAGCCCCTCTTTCTCCTGCTCTGTGCCTTTCAGCAGTGCCTTTGCCATGGGGTGCTCGGGCGCAAGGGACATGAAAGTTGCTCCGAACAGAGTGTCGGGTCTGGTGGTGAATACCTTTATTTTTTCGTCTGAATGGGTAAGGGCGAAGTCTATCTCTGCGCCGTAGGATTTGCCTATCCAGTTCTGCTGCATTGTGAGAACCTTCGAAGGCCATCCGTCCAGCTTTTCGGTGAAATCCAGAAGCTCATCGGCATAATCGGTTATCTTCAGATACCAGCCGTCAAGCTCCTTAATGCGCACTTCGTGTCCGCATCTCCAGCATGCGCCGTCCTCAACCTGTTCGTTTGCAAGAACCGTGTTGCAGTCGTCGCACCAGTTAAGCAGTGATTTCTTTTTATAAACAAGGCCTTTTTCATACATCTGAATGAAGACCATCTGTTCCCATTTATAGTATTCTGGATCGCAGGTCGCCACTTCCCTGTCCCAGTCGTAGGAGAGGCCGAGCTTTTTAAGCTGTGCCTTCATGTAGCTAATGTTGTTCTTTGTCCAAACTGCGGGGTGTGTTGAGTTCTCTATTGCGGCGTTTTCTGCGGGCAGACCGAAGGCATCCCACCCCATGGGGTGAAGAACGTTGAATCCCTGCATGAATTTGTAACGTGAGATAACGTCACCGATGGCATAGTTGCGGACGTGCCCCATGTGTATCTTTCCTGACGGATAGGGGAACATCTCAAGGCAGTAGAACTTCTCTTTGCTGTTATCTGTCGCAACTTTAAAGAGTTTTCTGTCCTCCCATATCTTCTGCCATTTCTCTTCTGTCTCTGCGGGATTATATTTCATCAAAAGCCTCCGACTGTTAAGAGTTAATAACTAGCAAAGTTAAGGTAATATATCAAGGATTATTGAAAACCAAAATACATGATATTTTTTTTATTTTAGTAGAGTGTAAAAACTGGTATAATGCGTATAAATAATTAACGGGAATTCTTTATGATTAGTGATAACTCTTTTATTGAGTTGGCGTATACTTTTGTCAGAATACGCAATCTGGATGAGTTGCTCGACACTGTGCTCGGAAGTATCAGAAACATGCTCTCTGCGGATGCCGGAAGCATATTTATTTACGACGAAGAGAACGACGAACTGATATTCAGCTACACCCAGAACGACTCACTGGATCTGCCCTTCAAAAAATTCAGGATGAAGGCCAACGAGCAGAGTATTGCGGGCTTCTGCGCAGTGCGGAAGGAGATACTCAGGCTTGACGACGTTTACGACCTCGATCCCAAATTTCCGTTCCGCTTTAATCAGAGTTTCGACGATATGTCCGGCTACTGCACCAGATCCATGCTCGTTTTCCCCATTACGGATATCAGCGGCGGACTTATCGGTGTGCTTCAGCTTATAAACAAACGCAAAAAGAACGTTCCTGTAAATAAGGATACTGCTGATGAGGCTGTCGGTGTTTTCACAGTTGAGGATGCCCACACAGCCCACTCTCTCAGCGGCATAATAGGCATGGCGCTGGAGAACGCACTGCTTTACGACAGTATCGAGGCAATGTGGGAGGGATTCATTCAGGCCTGCATGACGGCGATAGACTCCCGCGACCCTGTGACAGGCGGTCACAGCGAACGTGTCACCAGTCTTACTATGGCAATAGCAGAAGCCATGAGCGATGATGATGAAACATTTCCCGATTTCGTCCTCACCCCTGCACAGCTTCGCTCCCTTAAATATTCATGCATGCTCCACGACTTCGGAAAACTCGTCATCAGCGAAAACGTACTCCAGAAGGCTGATAAACTCTATCCGGGCATGATGGATGTTATAAAATACAGGTTTGCAATGGCAAAGGCTGTTGCAAAAGCCGAAGGCAAACCCCAGAGTGTAACAGACGAGTTGAACACTCTGCTTGAAAAGGTTTATATGGCCAACATCCCGACGGTTCTGGATGCGGATACCTCCGAAGGACTGGACAGATGC
This genomic stretch from Seleniivibrio woodruffii harbors:
- a CDS encoding Na/Pi cotransporter family protein; amino-acid sequence: MFDSLWVEILFGTMGGLGMFLFGMKLMSEGLQKSAGEGLKRIIEKFTSNRFIGTIVGTAVTVIIQSSSATTVMVVGFVNAGLMNLMQALSVVFGANIGTTITAQLIAFKVTAIAMPAIGIGVVFAMFSTNSKLKYYGEIILGFGLLFYGMEAMTKAFVPLREMQGFVDMFVFFGKNPIIACLAGAVLTMVVQSSSATVGITIALASTGALDFTAAAALVMGENIGTTITANLAALGANRTAKQAALGHFLFNFIGVCYMLVLLPVLIHFVDAITPGAVDFIAADGSKPNIARHIANIHTSFNIINTIVFLPFLPLIAKLCEKLIKPEENTMTKMLRLDANMLKTPSIAIAQARKEVVNMSRISMDMLNLAKESYSTKVSKTGEIKLMEVKLDQYEKEFNDFLSLLSRQNISSETAKTIEELEVVIQNLEKLGDNADNIARFTDRMLRKEMAFSEEADREIKYMFDVVQRFATATLAHYGTDNDIREIDLNDEELVDSLRKKFKNNHMHRLNEGKCNINSGLIFVDIINNLEKAADHVYNVAQVMVYAQEKGLKSS
- a CDS encoding sensor histidine kinase, yielding MRSYLKVFFVIYIPIALILGLGWHMSTKKLMQAELVKFESEMRNKAEILKGYKFKNTFDEQTHSQLAELSKNTGIRVTIIRKDGTVVDDSYFGEQQIEKMENHSRRPEVADAFIRGEGHSIRRSTTTEKSMSYFAMKYDSGLVLRVSYPMSDLKAIQDNMIKQSVSTYIFLFIVVGLISLYLARRISNPIHQLSLVADRIEAGETKIYFPSFSDKTLTKLVSVIYRIYNSMLQKTKQLEHEKQKLNHIFGILEEGIILLDSKDSVLHFNERTVQYLGSNLKEGQNIIKQTNDMEALSFLTDILTATDSKRIQKSLRGRIYEIYIRVFDNEKLIAFFDITERAEYEQFKAELIGNITHELKTPLAMIMGYSETIMNDPDMDRKFHDKFINIIYNSSNRLNLLINDILKLHRLEMLREDINIEEPTNIQELKEEIESYYEDRPQTITMESKADEAYVLREHLNSIITNLVDNAVKYSSGETIKVSLEQSEGKVTLNVADEGPAIPVEEQQRIFERFYTMDKSKNQHSTGTGLGLSIVKHIVSLYNGKVSVQNNKKGGNTFTVVLEEKKKIEI
- a CDS encoding response regulator transcription factor; amino-acid sequence: MIKVLVIEDHEEIRDLISYNLSRENCETICFDNANEGLIHLENNEVDIILLDLMLPGLKGMQFLQIVRNNKKFSGVPIIIISAKNAEQDIINGLEMGADDYLTKPFSIKILIAKINAILRRNPAIKSKVISINGINIDTGNYTVTVDGEDVSLTNKEYELLLMLLKHPKRVFTRNQILNAVWGYESDVYTRTVDTHVSSLRKKLGDKGAFIKSVPKIGYRADI
- the phoU gene encoding phosphate signaling complex protein PhoU — translated: MAAIRQEKEYIQLKGMLAEMATTATKMVSDSIKSLVNRDPELALKVIEEDERLDRLDVDIDEHCVKMLALFEPKAIDLRYVITATRIITDIERVGDHSVSICRDSIRLSEQPQLKPYIDIPKMAEIATGMIHDSLEAFFNSDTKLAFDVIKRDDLIDQLNDQVTRELLTYTMEDVTKLHAVLSVLNISRRLERIADHATNIAEMVYYMVEGKIIRHTVLTVEEEEA
- a CDS encoding RNA methyltransferase — its product is MEGIKVLLSNPEGAVNLGFIARAMANTGFSDLSYSGRLNRLHPTALKYALIASDILENARQTEDFDGLIKGSDRIIGISMRTPQTEARHIHLSELKGCLNDIRSKGLTAGLLFGNEKAGLSNTQLSSCHRYVSLDTSEAFPSMNLAQAVMVVLWEIKDIQPVPHEADIKYAGRALMDALTEKMRTFLTTFGYLNPQNPEKIFEEIRRMTESKNLTEREVQLMLSVMGKCMGEHSAALKKSRNI
- a CDS encoding lytic transglycosylase domain-containing protein is translated as MSITIVVFGFLVMNVVYLTAISSTVDRISSENTLDSESYRQFSNSLENEKRRLSFAALVMDIKNVLEIYRPNTGGMNYMDFAYLIASESFEKGIDPYLVLAVIKTESSFRRHVVSNKGAVGFMQVLPGTAFYVSDMHENINLGSRSELFDPQKNIRIGISYLAYLLNKYDNQKYALIAYNMGPGNLQKQMRSGGAVSEKYYKAVMYNYERILRISNRTS
- the sfsA gene encoding DNA/RNA nuclease SfsA, producing the protein MYKYPKLLRGKFIKRYKRFFADVLMDGEVVTAHNPNTGTMKCIIEEGRDVLLSVSDNPNRKLKYTLEGFLVEDKWVLTNTILMNTVARRGILDGEVAELQTVTALKSEYKYGDGRLDFYGEKGGRRFLAEVKNATLFDEKFCMFPDAVTERGRKHIGLLLEAMAEGYDPYMIYVCQVDRPFFRIASEIDNEYDKALNDAVGQGLNVITVMTDFDMENETVRLVRGGEFKANR
- the holA gene encoding DNA polymerase III subunit delta → MNSKTGKPFWYIAGSLFYQEEQSKKLLAKMEDCETEIFNPEDLSGDSFFGFTSSAPLFSESKAAVVKSFDSVKNSDQFIKSCANCIESAIIIMTEETKTDKKLSAALDAAGFNLLIEESKKQDITARVIRMFSEAGFSIDTAAAGQINELFDGNLSMVKSEVDKLTAFFAYKKPQTQSDILNAITAKRQDNIFVFIDNFTYRKRKECFVLLTEFIASGENLRILINLLFKRMRDVYGMQVSKDMVKENRYFLLDRIKTGAKAWKKQELINLFSVFAELDYMMKTGQTDDEAYLTRLIGLL
- the lptE gene encoding LPS assembly lipoprotein LptE — its product is MIKKAVLLTLLMTVFVYGCGYKMAVTGTKAAFKIYPASIENVSKEANIDHLFENEVKSYFSSINALAPQSTADYVGYVTLTGVSSSAAVKLTSGQTATFDLYATLNITVKDKAGNEIFVKSLGSSVTYNQTSSLSASVSNRNNAIKQAVRDALETFRYEFENR